From a region of the Cenarchaeum symbiont of Oopsacas minuta genome:
- a CDS encoding DNA methylase domain-containing protein: MQKVEWTFLDVSTRKYTHALHLYPARLHPEIARRIISKYAINKSDVVFDPFMGSGSVLLESILHGNTVIGIDINPFAVLLSKVKTTPIFKNMNNTLNRLLSKSARDHLDRNYHLECQPDDMDIANWFGDDTARILSILKYHVFKIMDKDVKDFFKICLSLTIRKSSYQRNGSWKIHRMLPTDQTTFKPQTIDIFKNIVTDNIVKMNNLVNSKPSAKAHVLCGDSRDISKNFSKLDSDVLCDDKAHLVVSSPPYGDHKTTVAYGQFSRFSSLWLDLPKERVLSVDKIGLGGKHKMFFDDLGSKTLNKTLDKVHKNDIKLTLNNKKPVRTKDVYSFFYDFDKCLNEISKNLIPDKSHCGFIVANRTVRRIVIPTDQILVELGKKYGFKVEQIIYRSIPNKSMPSKNAPENITNDIGKTMTRESVIMMRY; the protein is encoded by the coding sequence ATGCAAAAAGTTGAATGGACATTTTTGGATGTTAGTACACGGAAATATACTCATGCCTTACACTTGTATCCTGCACGATTACATCCAGAGATTGCAAGAAGGATCATATCAAAATATGCCATCAATAAATCAGATGTAGTTTTTGATCCATTTATGGGGTCTGGGAGCGTATTGTTGGAAAGTATATTACATGGAAATACAGTCATAGGAATAGACATAAACCCATTTGCGGTATTATTATCCAAAGTTAAAACTACACCAATATTTAAAAATATGAATAATACATTGAATAGATTATTATCTAAATCTGCTAGAGATCATTTAGATAGAAACTATCATTTAGAATGTCAACCTGATGATATGGATATCGCAAATTGGTTTGGAGATGATACTGCACGAATATTGTCAATTCTAAAATACCATGTATTTAAGATCATGGATAAAGATGTAAAGGATTTTTTTAAAATATGTCTATCATTAACAATCAGAAAATCAAGCTATCAACGTAATGGTTCATGGAAAATTCATAGAATGTTACCTACTGATCAAACTACATTCAAGCCACAAACTATTGATATATTCAAAAATATTGTAACAGATAATATTGTCAAGATGAATAATCTAGTAAATTCAAAACCAAGTGCAAAAGCTCATGTATTGTGTGGCGATTCTAGAGATATCAGTAAAAATTTCTCAAAATTAGATTCTGACGTATTATGTGATGATAAAGCTCACTTGGTTGTTTCATCTCCACCATATGGAGATCATAAAACAACAGTAGCGTATGGTCAATTTTCACGTTTTTCGAGTCTTTGGTTAGATCTTCCGAAAGAACGTGTACTGTCTGTGGATAAAATTGGACTTGGTGGAAAACATAAAATGTTTTTTGATGATCTTGGTTCTAAAACGTTAAACAAAACACTTGATAAAGTTCATAAAAATGATATAAAATTAACACTAAATAACAAAAAACCAGTTAGAACTAAAGATGTATATTCTTTTTTTTATGATTTTGATAAATGTTTGAATGAAATATCTAAAAATTTAATTCCCGATAAAAGTCATTGTGGTTTTATAGTTGCAAATCGAACCGTAAGACGAATTGTTATACCGACGGATCAGATTTTAGTAGAATTAGGTAAAAAATATGGATTTAAAGTCGAACAAATAATTTATAGAAGTATACCAAATAAATCAATGCCCTCGAAAAATGCACCAGAAAATATTACAAATGATATAGGTAAAACAATGACACGTGAAAGTGTCATTATGATGAGATACTGA
- a CDS encoding restriction endonuclease, with amino-acid sequence MTINETLIVINAIAVMRAGLRGGIWSTMGKNIEKPLIVTLCKILKVDAKYYKNTCIDTSDNPRESDFFLENEIGNCFRCEVKLMGKGNPESADGAMARNAAFFLADKLSDQNKSELNRRDIKWVAMADPNLLQQVSRRLNELHIPNTPYNSELTEKFIDEYLE; translated from the coding sequence TTGACTATAAATGAAACGCTTATTGTCATCAACGCAATAGCTGTTATGCGTGCCGGCTTACGCGGCGGAATTTGGAGTACGATGGGGAAAAATATAGAAAAACCTCTAATCGTAACACTTTGTAAAATATTAAAAGTGGATGCAAAATATTATAAAAATACGTGTATAGATACTTCAGATAATCCTAGAGAATCTGATTTTTTTCTAGAAAATGAAATTGGGAACTGTTTTAGATGCGAGGTGAAGCTTATGGGAAAAGGTAATCCTGAGAGTGCAGATGGTGCCATGGCTAGAAATGCAGCTTTTTTCTTGGCAGACAAATTATCCGATCAAAACAAAAGTGAATTAAATCGACGGGATATAAAATGGGTGGCTATGGCAGATCCTAATTTATTGCAACAAGTATCGCGCCGTTTAAATGAGTTGCACATACCAAACACTCCATATAATTCAGAATTAACAGAAAAATTCATCGATGAATATTTAGAATAA
- a CDS encoding Transposase, producing the protein MHRKTRTLEGCKNKNKKRSGHYKTKKQTKSLPHFDRSYMYVGIDVHKEFLQVAMMDKKGKIVFNERVDRDNDEVKKFFLKNVPKSAKCIMESSSVWYGLFTFMTKDLKLDVSLSNPYQTKAIASSKKKTDKIDAMILADLYRGGYIALCHVPTKIVVEWRRLVRHRHWSVQMRTSEKNAIHGILLQEGIKIAGTTFTQKYNESLHFIGDYRIDDHLEAIDSYDRLIAKTNKRIYQIARSNKQIQLLKTIPGIGDYSALAIIAEIDDVRRFSDSHRLCSYAGLVPSVRNSADMVKHGRITKRGSRMMRWILSEAVRTHVRCAPKSNVTRFYKRLARKKGTGKATVATASKMLRVIYWMLKESKEFESNYS; encoded by the coding sequence GTGCACAGAAAAACTAGGACTTTAGAAGGTTGTAAGAATAAGAACAAAAAGAGATCTGGCCATTACAAAACTAAAAAACAAACAAAATCATTACCGCATTTTGACAGATCCTACATGTACGTTGGTATTGACGTCCACAAGGAGTTCCTTCAGGTTGCAATGATGGACAAAAAAGGTAAAATTGTCTTTAACGAGAGAGTCGATAGAGACAACGATGAGGTGAAAAAGTTTTTCTTAAAAAATGTTCCAAAGAGTGCAAAATGTATCATGGAATCCTCATCTGTTTGGTATGGCTTGTTTACGTTCATGACAAAAGATCTAAAGCTGGATGTATCTCTCTCGAACCCATACCAGACAAAGGCAATTGCATCATCCAAGAAAAAAACTGACAAGATTGACGCAATGATACTTGCAGACCTTTACCGTGGCGGATATATTGCACTGTGCCATGTTCCAACAAAAATTGTGGTGGAATGGAGGCGCCTTGTACGACATAGACATTGGAGTGTACAGATGAGAACGAGTGAAAAAAATGCCATACATGGAATCCTATTACAAGAGGGGATAAAGATTGCAGGTACAACATTTACTCAAAAGTACAACGAATCGCTTCATTTCATAGGTGATTACAGAATTGATGACCATCTAGAGGCGATAGACTCGTATGATAGACTCATTGCAAAAACAAACAAAAGGATATACCAAATTGCAAGATCTAATAAACAGATCCAATTGCTAAAGACAATTCCAGGAATTGGTGATTACAGTGCTTTGGCAATTATAGCTGAGATTGATGATGTGAGGAGATTTTCAGATTCTCACCGTTTGTGTTCGTATGCAGGTTTGGTTCCAAGTGTACGTAATTCTGCAGATATGGTAAAGCATGGCAGGATAACAAAAAGAGGCAGTAGAATGATGAGGTGGATTTTGAGTGAAGCAGTCCGCACACATGTAAGGTGTGCACCAAAAAGCAATGTCACACGGTTTTACAAAAGACTCGCAAGAAAAAAAGGCACGGGTAAGGCCACAGTAGCAACTGCATCAAAGATGTTACGTGTCATATACTGGATGTTAAAGGAGAGTAAAGAGTTTGAAAGCAATTACAGTTAG
- a CDS encoding Transposase, translating into MSKRTKIFVHDESIVNSDGKMIKKYWCNEDERSIYRWKGDHRRFIAYGMISISGERFFRSYDKFDGQTFLRYVKDAVAKYGRIMIIVDRASQHRTKDLERYVQENQDKIRIEYLPKALPQHNIMETIWFVAKQAMDHSEYYPQLEDKRSNFRKYLRTKKLANNVTDYFKPKMEDFLTNL; encoded by the coding sequence ATGTCAAAGAGGACAAAAATTTTTGTCCATGATGAGAGCATAGTCAACAGCGATGGAAAGATGATCAAAAAATACTGGTGCAACGAGGATGAGCGCTCCATCTATCGATGGAAGGGCGATCATCGAAGATTCATAGCATATGGAATGATCTCAATTTCCGGCGAGCGATTCTTTAGATCGTATGATAAATTTGATGGTCAAACATTTCTACGATACGTAAAAGATGCAGTTGCAAAATACGGTCGCATAATGATAATCGTTGACAGAGCCAGTCAACACAGAACAAAAGATCTTGAAAGGTATGTGCAGGAAAACCAAGACAAAATTCGAATCGAATATCTTCCAAAAGCATTGCCACAACACAACATCATGGAGACAATCTGGTTTGTTGCCAAGCAGGCTATGGATCATTCAGAGTACTATCCACAACTAGAGGATAAGAGAAGTAATTTCAGGAAATATCTGAGAACAAAGAAACTAGCTAATAACGTTACTGATTATTTTAAACCAAAGATGGAGGATTTTTTAACGAACTTATGA
- a CDS encoding DEAD/DEAH box helicase, producing MTPSELNEIELVELPAHKVFKELGYEVFDGKDVHSERDSYNDVILDSRLNNKIHNLNPNLPEIVYEHAINKVKSLSNPTTIENNREFHNMLLAGVRVAYQQDGKTVHTVIQLIDFKNPQNNNFAVIRQFVVNQHKERRLDHVIFVNGLPLILLEYKDPTNPAVSIIDAYNQLGNTNYQRYIPKIFNYNTFLIISDRTFAKYGTMTALFERFTDWNDPEDPDKTIVNRLDLMQKHMLNKKSLLEIIQNYIEYESDGRKTIKKIAMQHQYTGVKKAVEKTIDVFKQNDENRIGVIWHTTGSGKSLTMIFYVNIISQINEFENPTFVIITDRTNLDEQLNHFFNVAGFPYPKPKTAILEADSIMDLREKLSTPAGKIIFTTIQKFQQTQNERDGMEMYPIISKRRNIIIIADEAHRSQYKKIAQNLHRALPNALKIGFTGTPIEKEDKSTTQVFGNILSSYKISDAVRDNATVEIVCQSRLVRLHLINKMIGSEFDKITKDLDSDAIDHLSKKWSELRTMLEDPDRLNVIAKDLVYHYVKKSKTFKGKAMLAASTKLAAARYADIISKISGAPKCTCIISGTSQGIMDNTSEEKKTREQMVSRHYKSKQEIDDLIKQFKDEKDDLRLLIVCDMYLTGFDAPIVHTMYVDKPLRDHNLIQAISRVNRIWKDKPKGIIIDYIGITDDLKRAFRSYNDSDIKGAMIPTEEIIMYMKNKHLELTSFFTVDIGSDKTYKERRQASYLDNAITEILDDVNVRKKFIQNVVELTKAYAVCTPHPACQEIEGDLRFFQLMRRMMINSIVGITYISPEKESAIQDLVEESISADDNIRLYDIKYDDKSVDLNKEYIEKIKQIPQENLKMELAYKLLDDAIKSRFKRNMVKQKSFQDRIEETLSKYHGKFESFDTLFPQFEQVGKEIMNETLREEKLQLTDEEIAFFDIISMGKTYVEHDAKIKQIAMEITQRIKKKTTIDWTNQDNIQSAIREDVTLVLFKFDYPPEDVKKLMPKIMQQAKINYENVEYDV from the coding sequence ATGACGCCATCGGAATTAAATGAAATAGAATTAGTTGAATTGCCTGCTCACAAAGTCTTTAAAGAATTGGGTTATGAGGTATTTGATGGTAAAGATGTACATTCTGAGCGTGATTCATACAATGATGTAATTTTAGATTCTAGATTAAATAATAAAATCCATAATCTAAATCCCAACTTGCCAGAGATAGTTTATGAGCATGCAATAAACAAGGTAAAATCACTCTCAAATCCAACCACTATTGAAAACAATAGAGAATTTCATAACATGTTGCTTGCTGGAGTAAGAGTGGCATATCAGCAAGATGGCAAAACTGTGCATACGGTGATACAATTGATTGATTTTAAAAATCCACAAAACAACAACTTTGCTGTAATAAGACAATTTGTAGTCAATCAGCACAAAGAAAGAAGACTAGATCACGTTATATTTGTCAACGGCCTGCCATTGATTTTACTAGAGTATAAAGATCCTACGAATCCTGCAGTTAGTATTATAGACGCATATAATCAACTAGGGAACACAAACTATCAAAGATATATCCCAAAAATTTTTAATTATAACACATTTTTAATCATAAGTGATCGAACGTTTGCAAAATACGGAACAATGACTGCGTTATTTGAAAGATTTACAGACTGGAACGATCCTGAAGATCCCGATAAAACTATTGTAAATAGGTTAGATCTGATGCAGAAACATATGCTGAATAAAAAATCGCTACTTGAAATAATCCAAAATTATATAGAATATGAATCCGACGGAAGAAAAACCATCAAAAAAATAGCAATGCAGCACCAGTATACTGGTGTGAAAAAAGCCGTGGAGAAAACCATCGACGTATTCAAACAAAATGACGAAAACCGCATAGGTGTAATTTGGCATACAACTGGTAGCGGAAAATCGTTAACCATGATTTTTTACGTAAATATAATATCACAAATAAATGAATTTGAAAATCCCACATTTGTCATTATAACAGATAGGACGAATTTAGATGAACAATTAAACCATTTTTTCAATGTCGCAGGGTTTCCGTATCCAAAACCAAAAACTGCCATACTTGAAGCAGACTCTATTATGGATTTGAGGGAAAAGCTATCCACCCCTGCTGGAAAAATAATCTTTACGACGATACAAAAATTTCAACAAACTCAGAATGAAAGAGATGGAATGGAAATGTATCCAATTATCTCCAAGCGAAGAAACATTATCATTATAGCTGATGAGGCACATCGTTCACAATACAAGAAAATAGCACAAAATCTGCATAGAGCACTCCCAAATGCCTTAAAAATAGGATTTACTGGAACGCCCATAGAAAAAGAAGACAAATCAACCACCCAGGTATTCGGTAATATCCTTTCATCATACAAGATTAGCGATGCCGTAAGAGATAATGCGACCGTAGAAATCGTCTGTCAAAGCAGGCTAGTACGCCTACATTTGATAAACAAGATGATTGGTAGTGAATTTGATAAAATTACCAAAGATCTGGATTCTGACGCAATAGATCATCTCTCCAAGAAATGGTCTGAGCTTCGTACAATGCTAGAGGATCCAGACAGGCTAAATGTAATCGCAAAAGATCTAGTTTATCACTATGTAAAAAAAAGCAAAACCTTCAAAGGAAAGGCAATGCTTGCAGCTAGTACAAAGCTGGCAGCTGCAAGATATGCGGACATTATATCAAAAATATCGGGTGCTCCAAAATGCACTTGTATTATCTCTGGTACATCACAGGGGATCATGGATAATACATCAGAGGAGAAAAAGACACGCGAGCAGATGGTATCTAGACATTATAAAAGCAAACAGGAAATTGATGATCTCATCAAACAATTCAAAGATGAAAAAGATGACTTGAGACTGCTTATCGTATGCGATATGTATCTTACGGGATTTGATGCTCCAATAGTACATACAATGTATGTGGACAAACCGTTAAGGGATCACAATCTAATACAAGCAATCTCTAGAGTCAATCGAATATGGAAGGACAAACCAAAGGGAATCATAATAGACTATATCGGTATTACAGACGATCTAAAACGGGCATTTCGTTCGTACAACGATTCGGACATAAAAGGAGCAATGATCCCAACCGAAGAGATTATCATGTACATGAAAAACAAACATTTAGAGCTGACGAGTTTTTTTACGGTTGATATTGGTTCTGATAAAACATACAAGGAACGAAGACAGGCATCTTATTTGGATAATGCAATAACGGAAATTTTAGACGATGTAAATGTCAGAAAAAAATTCATTCAAAATGTAGTAGAACTTACAAAAGCGTATGCCGTATGCACTCCGCATCCTGCATGCCAAGAGATCGAGGGAGATCTGAGATTTTTTCAACTGATGCGTAGAATGATGATAAACTCAATCGTGGGTATTACGTATATTTCACCAGAGAAAGAGTCTGCAATACAGGATTTAGTCGAAGAGAGCATTTCAGCTGATGATAATATTCGGCTATACGACATAAAATATGACGACAAGAGCGTTGATCTAAACAAGGAATACATTGAAAAAATAAAACAAATTCCACAAGAAAATCTCAAAATGGAGCTAGCTTACAAGCTGTTGGATGATGCCATAAAATCACGATTTAAACGAAACATGGTAAAACAAAAATCATTTCAAGATCGAATAGAAGAAACACTTTCAAAATACCACGGAAAATTTGAAAGCTTTGATACCTTGTTTCCACAGTTTGAACAAGTCGGAAAAGAAATTATGAATGAGACATTACGGGAGGAAAAACTACAGTTGACGGATGAAGAAATTGCATTTTTTGATATCATATCCATGGGGAAAACATACGTTGAACATGATGCAAAAATAAAACAAATTGCAATGGAGATCACTCAACGTATAAAAAAGAAAACAACGATTGACTGGACAAATCAGGACAATATACAGTCTGCAATTCGCGAAGATGTGACACTCGTATTGTTTAAATTCGATTATCCTCCAGAGGATGTTAAAAAGTTGATGCCCAAAATCATGCAACAAGCGAAAATTAATTATGAAAACGTAGAATATGATGTCTGA
- a CDS encoding restriction endonuclease S subunit produces the protein MTPDLHIKKLSEVCKIYSGGTPSTKNKNFWNGNICWLSSGETRNTFITDTERKITMLGVKNSTTRLAQKFDVVVATAGQGNTRGQVSLCLINTYVNQSVIVLRANNTTLLPKFFFYNLKSRYNELRQLSDSHSSRGSLPKNILSTLNIKLFTLLQQTKIGKIFYDLDQQIENLQNQNKVLEQMAQAIFKSWFVDFDGITKFEYSELGKIPKGWKIKNLEELCTSIQNGGTPKRNESDYWKNGTIEWYKTGELCDSFLMKSKEKITKFGLEKSSTHIWPERTILIAIYAHPVVGRLGILTKPSCSNQACTGLIPKTIFGTNFLFFSIFFTRHYFSKIASGTAQQNISQNIVKNHKIIVPPIILISKFNNTTDSLLKKIKVNKHNILTLTIIRNTLLPKLMSGEIRV, from the coding sequence ATGACTCCAGATTTACACATTAAAAAATTATCTGAAGTTTGTAAGATCTATAGTGGTGGTACACCATCTACAAAAAATAAAAATTTTTGGAACGGAAATATATGCTGGCTTTCTTCTGGTGAAACAAGAAATACCTTCATAACGGATACAGAAAGAAAAATTACAATGCTGGGAGTCAAAAACTCTACTACTCGACTTGCACAAAAATTTGATGTAGTTGTAGCAACTGCAGGACAAGGTAATACTCGTGGGCAAGTTTCACTATGTTTGATTAACACATATGTAAATCAATCCGTTATTGTATTACGAGCAAACAATACAACATTATTGCCAAAATTTTTTTTTTATAATTTAAAATCACGTTATAACGAGTTACGTCAGTTATCTGATAGTCATAGTTCGAGAGGCAGTTTACCAAAAAATATTTTATCCACTCTTAATATTAAATTATTCACTTTATTACAACAAACAAAAATTGGAAAAATTTTCTATGATTTAGATCAACAAATAGAAAATCTACAAAACCAAAACAAAGTACTAGAACAAATGGCACAAGCTATATTCAAATCATGGTTTGTTGATTTTGATGGAATAACTAAGTTTGAATATTCAGAATTGGGAAAAATTCCAAAAGGATGGAAAATTAAAAATCTTGAAGAATTATGTACATCTATTCAAAATGGAGGCACTCCAAAAAGAAATGAGTCAGATTATTGGAAAAATGGAACCATTGAGTGGTATAAAACTGGAGAACTTTGCGATAGTTTTTTAATGAAATCAAAAGAGAAAATCACAAAATTTGGCCTAGAAAAATCTTCTACTCACATATGGCCAGAACGCACAATCCTTATCGCAATTTATGCACATCCTGTGGTAGGTAGATTGGGCATTTTAACAAAACCGAGTTGTTCAAATCAAGCATGTACCGGATTAATACCTAAAACTATATTCGGCACCAATTTTTTATTTTTTAGTATATTTTTTACTAGACATTATTTTTCAAAAATTGCAAGTGGAACCGCACAACAAAACATCAGCCAAAATATTGTAAAAAATCATAAAATAATCGTTCCACCAATTATTTTAATTTCAAAATTTAACAATACTACTGATTCTCTTTTAAAAAAAATTAAAGTAAATAAACATAATATATTGACATTAACTATTATTCGTAATACATTACTACCAAAACTAATGTCAGGAGAAATTAGAGTATGA
- a CDS encoding N-6 DNA methylase produces the protein MSKRKSNNQNQTLEDKLWETAELLRGKVAPSSYKDISLGLLFLKFITYWYEQRRIKLEKQTKNPKSRFYCKTEKQRNYVLNQKDSYASEGVFFIKNGNKWSDLTKIVSSEKNLAIVIDQMIQEIEKDNPQLENVLPKVFAGSDIPNDNLQQLIETFDRIPSDDISKDFFGRIYEYFLRNFSKKLGQKGGEFFTPESVVRLLVEIIEPYHGIVYDPTCGSGGMFVQSHKFLQAHNNKNGKGISVYGVESQSDIWRICKMNLAMRGIEAKNIMCADCLLDHPYEKLKANRILANPPFNMGEWGHEKIKDDVRFAKYGTPSSGKPGGNYAFMSHMIHHLNEKDGKLGLVLANGSMSAIGNERKIRQKMVEDDIVDCMIALPTNLFYTVTIPACLWFITKNKNDGKTRKRINETLFIDARKIFTSVDRAHNELSAAQIQKITATYRSFIGVKGYPKYKNATGYCKMATISDIRKNDFVLTPGRYVGTEEIEDDGEVFQDKMKRLTQEYVKLSNESKKLDKEIRKELNMMDFEV, from the coding sequence ATGTCAAAGAGAAAATCAAATAATCAGAACCAAACTCTTGAAGATAAACTATGGGAAACGGCAGAATTACTAAGAGGTAAAGTTGCACCATCTTCTTACAAGGACATATCTTTGGGATTGTTGTTTTTGAAATTTATAACGTATTGGTATGAACAAAGAAGAATCAAGCTAGAAAAACAGACAAAAAATCCAAAAAGTCGATTCTACTGCAAGACCGAAAAACAACGTAATTATGTGTTAAATCAAAAAGATTCTTACGCATCAGAAGGCGTTTTTTTCATAAAAAATGGCAATAAATGGAGTGATTTAACCAAAATAGTATCTAGTGAAAAAAATCTTGCTATTGTCATTGATCAAATGATTCAAGAAATTGAAAAAGATAATCCTCAATTAGAAAATGTATTACCAAAAGTATTTGCAGGTTCAGACATTCCAAACGACAATTTGCAACAGCTAATTGAAACATTTGATAGAATTCCATCAGATGACATATCAAAAGATTTTTTTGGTAGAATTTATGAATATTTTCTGAGAAATTTTTCTAAAAAACTAGGTCAAAAAGGTGGAGAATTTTTTACACCTGAATCAGTAGTCCGATTGCTAGTAGAGATTATCGAGCCGTATCATGGAATCGTTTATGACCCAACTTGTGGTTCTGGTGGAATGTTTGTTCAAAGCCATAAATTTTTACAAGCACATAATAACAAAAATGGCAAAGGAATATCGGTATACGGAGTAGAATCACAAAGCGATATTTGGAGAATATGTAAAATGAATTTAGCAATGAGAGGAATTGAAGCAAAAAATATCATGTGTGCAGATTGTTTACTAGATCACCCATATGAGAAATTAAAAGCCAATAGAATACTGGCAAATCCACCATTTAACATGGGTGAGTGGGGTCATGAAAAAATCAAGGATGATGTGAGGTTTGCAAAATATGGTACACCAAGTAGTGGAAAACCTGGAGGCAATTATGCATTCATGTCTCATATGATACATCATTTAAATGAGAAAGATGGCAAGCTTGGCCTAGTACTTGCAAATGGTTCAATGTCTGCAATCGGAAATGAAAGAAAAATACGACAGAAAATGGTAGAGGATGACATAGTGGACTGCATGATAGCACTACCAACAAATCTATTCTATACTGTGACAATCCCAGCATGCCTTTGGTTTATTACAAAAAACAAAAATGACGGTAAGACTAGAAAACGGATAAATGAAACATTGTTTATTGACGCAAGAAAAATATTCACATCTGTGGATAGAGCACATAACGAATTATCTGCAGCGCAAATACAAAAAATTACTGCAACATATAGATCATTTATTGGGGTAAAAGGATATCCAAAATACAAAAATGCTACAGGTTATTGTAAAATGGCCACAATTTCAGATATACGAAAAAATGATTTCGTTCTTACTCCCGGTCGATATGTTGGAACTGAAGAAATTGAGGATGATGGAGAAGTATTTCAAGATAAAATGAAACGATTAACACAAGAATATGTTAAACTTTCAAATGAATCTAAAAAACTTGATAAAGAAATTCGTAAGGAATTAAATATGATGGACTTTGAAGTATAA